Proteins found in one Miscanthus floridulus cultivar M001 chromosome 4, ASM1932011v1, whole genome shotgun sequence genomic segment:
- the LOC136549606 gene encoding protein Barley B recombinant-like, whose product MDDDDGSLGIRNWGFYDTVKGNLGLQPMSSVPPDRDTKSLLPNGAFLQHHGHHNATHQLHMQHNQHSRGPAGGRPSVGMPAESQPIHMDFSRNEAWLHQLHHQRPPEQRVLHSRPIGPAGHVGHPGHGGHPAHGGHIVHHHPTGYGMISDAQHTLQMMQPPLESQLQEPPPCKEEEAPPPLVEDHSVPVVSTGPPLKKRQRGQQQNRQPKSPKPKKPKKPKKAAVPLEDGAPNGHAPRRRGPKKTVGMVINGIELDLANIPTPVCSCTGAPQQCYRWGAGGWQSACCTTSISTYPLPMSTKRRGARISGRKMSQGAFKKVLEKLAGEGYNLANPIDLKTFWAKHGTNKFVTIR is encoded by the coding sequence atggacgacgacgacggcagccTAGGCATTCGGAATTGGGGCTTCTACGACACTGTGAAAGGCAACCTCGGCCTGCAGCCCATGTCGTCCGTGCCACCTGACCGGGACACAAAGTCACTGCTCCCGAACGGTGCCTTCTTGCAGCACCATGGACACCACAATGCCACGCACCAGCTCCACATGCAGCACAACCAGCATTCCCGTGGCCCTGCTGGTGGTCGACCCTCTGTTGGCATGCCTGCCGAATCGCAACCTATTCACATGGACTTCTCACGCAATGAAGCTTGGTTGCACCAGTTGCACCACCAACGTCCTCCTGAGCAGAGGGTCCTTCATTCTCGCCCTATCGGACCAGCTGGGCATGTTGGGCATCCAGGCCATGGTGGCCATCCTGCGCATGGTGGACATATTGTGCATCACCATCCTACTGGCTATGGGATGATATCAGATGCACAGCATACTCTCCAGATGATGCAACCACCGCTTGAGTCACAGCTTCAGGAGCCTCCTCCATGCAAGGAAGAGGAAGCGCCACCTCCGCTAGTTGAGGACCACTCTGTGCCTGTGGTTAGTACCGGGCCACCTCTGAAAAAGAGGCAGCGGGGCCAGCAGCAGAATCGGCAGCCTAAGTCACCAAAGCCTAAGAAGCCTAAGAAGCCTAAGAAGGCTGCTGTTCCACTGGAGGATGGAGCACCCAATGGGCATGCGCCCCGAAGGAGGGGACCTAAGAAGACTGTGGGGATGGTGATTAATGGTATTGAGCTGGACCTTGCCAACATACCAACACCAGTTTGCTCGTGCACCGGAGCTCCCCAGCAATGCTACCGGTGGGGTGCGGGTGGCTGGCAGTCTGCATGCTGCACAACTTCTATATCAACGTATCCACTGCCAATGAGCACAAAGCGCCGGGGCGCACGTATTTCTGGAAGGAAGATGAGCCAAGGTGCATTCAAAAAGGTGCTTGAGAAGCTGGCTGGTGAAGGGTACAACCTTGCTAATCCAATTGACTTGAAGACGTTTTGGGCTAAGCACGGCACAAATAAGTTTGTAACAATCAGGTAA
- the LOC136549604 gene encoding protein Barley B recombinant-like yields the protein MDDDDGSLGIRNWGFYDTVKGNLGLQLMSSVPPDRDTKSLLPNGAFLQNHGHHNAPHQLHMQHSLHSRGPAGDRASGGMPTESQPIHMDFSRNKAWLHQSHHHQHPREQKVLHCRPIGPAGHVGHPGYGGHPAHGGHIVHHHPTCYEMISDAQHTLQMMQPQLETQLQEPPPCKEEEAPPPLVEDHPAVSTGPPVKKRQQGRQQNRQPKSPKPKKPKKAAVPLDDGVPNGHVPRRRGPKKTVGMVINGIELDLANIPTPVCSCTGAPQQCYRWGAGGWQSACCTTSISTYPLPMSTKRRGARISGRKMSQGAFKKVLEKLAGEGYNLANPIDLKTFWANHGTNKFVTIREMQQELSCLLNLVEVLEF from the exons ATGGACGACGATGACGGCAGCCTAGGCATTCGGAATTGGGGCTTCTACGACACTGTGAAAGGCAACCTCGGCCTGCAGCTCATGTCGTCCGTGCCACCTGACCGGGACACAAAGTCACTGCTCCCGAACGGTGCTTTCTTGCAGAACCATGGACACCACAATGCCCCACACCAGCTCCACATGCAGCACTCGCTACATTCCCGTGGCCCCGCTGGTGATCGAGCCTCTGGTGGCATGCCCACCGAGTCGCAACCTATTCACATGGACTTCTCACGCAACAAAGCTTGGTTGCACCAGTCACACCACCACCAACATCCCCGTGAGCAGAAGGTCCTTCATTGTCGCCCTATCGGGCCAGCTGGACATGTTGGGCATCCAGGCTATGGTGGCCATCCTGCGCATGGTGGACATATTGTGCATCACCATCctacttgctatgagatgataTCAGATGCACAGCATACTCTCCAGATGATGCAACCACAGCTTGAGACACAGCTTCAGGAGCCGCCTCCGTGCAAGGAAGAGGAAGCGCCACCACCACTGGTTGAGGATCACCCTGCAGTTAGTACCGGGCCACCTGTGAAAAAGAGGCAGCAGGGCCGGCAGCAGAATCGGCAACCTAAGTCACCAAAGCCTAAGAAGCCTAAGAAGGCCGCTGTTCCGCTGGATGATGGGGTACCCAATGGGCATGTGCCCCGAAGGAGGGGACCTAAGAAGACTGTGGGGATGGTGATTAATGGTATTGAGCTGGACCTTGCCAACATACCAACACCAGTCTGCTCGTGCACTGGAGCTCCCCAGCAATGCTACCGGTGGGGTGCAGGTGGCTGGCAGTCTGCATGCTGCACAACTTCTATATCAACGTATCCACTTCCAATGAGCACAAAGCGCCGGGGCGCACGTATTTCTGGAAGGAAGATGAGCCAAGGTGCATTCAAAAAGGTGCTTGAGAAGCTGGCTGGTGAAGGGTACAACCTTGCTAATCCAATTGACTTGAAGACATTTTGGGCTAATCATGGTACAAATAAGTTTGTAACGATCAG GGAAATGCAACAGGAATTAAGTTGTTTGCTTAATCTGGTTGAAGTACTGGAGTTCTAG